Within Pseudomonas brassicacearum, the genomic segment CCGTTGGGCCCAAGCACTCCGAGTACTTCGCCAGGGTTGAGCGCCAGATCGACGTCCGCCAGCACCGTCTTGCGACCACGATGAATGTGCAGGTTCTGCGCTCGCAGCATCAGGCGCGCCCTCGCACCAATAGATAAAGGAAGAACGGCGCGCCTATAAAAGCCGTGACAATGCCGATCGGCAATTCCGCAGGGGCCAGTGCCAGGCGCGCCACCAGATCGGCGAACAACAGCAGGCTCGCACCCGCCAACATCGAAGCGGGCAGCAACACGCGGTGGTCAGGGCCCGCCACCAGCCGCACCAGATGCGGCACTACCAGCCCGACAAAGCCGATCATGCCCGCAGCCGCCACCGCTGCGCCAACCCCCAAGGCCGTACAAAACACCAGTTCACGCTTGAGGCCTTCGACATTAACACCCAGGTGGGCAGCCTCGGACTCCCCCAGCAACAACGCATTGAGCGCCCGGGCCCGGCGAGGCAGCCAGAGCGCCACACCAGCGCTGACCAGCAACAGCGGCCACAACCGCGCATAGCTGGCGCCGTTGAGACTGCCCAGGTTCCAGAACGTCAAGGTGCGCAGGGTCGCGTCGTCCGCCAGGTAGGT encodes:
- a CDS encoding FecCD family ABC transporter permease, whose product is MLATWLSLALGPVSLPLLDTLRAALRLLGLPVAADGLEQAELILGQIRLPRTLLGLAVGAVLALSGVAMQGLFRNPLADPGLVGVSSGAALGAAFAIVGGSALGGLPEAFGPYVLSLCAFLGGLGVTALVYRLGRRNGQTHVATMLLAGIALTALSGSAVGLFTYLADDATLRTLTFWNLGSLNGASYARLWPLLLVSAGVALWLPRRARALNALLLGESEAAHLGVNVEGLKRELVFCTALGVGAAVAAAGMIGFVGLVVPHLVRLVAGPDHRVLLPASMLAGASLLLFADLVARLALAPAELPIGIVTAFIGAPFFLYLLVRGRA